The genomic interval TAAAGGTCATGGCCCCAATAACCAGTTACTTCACAATGAAAAGGTATTTATTAAAGCTGATACTATAGGGCCAGTTTCTCTTTTCTGGCAATATATCGAGAATTTGTTCTGGTCGCAGAATGTCAGCAACGAAGGCATAAGAGCGAGATTTTCCGTTATCCTGTCTAATAAAACCAGTCAGTTCACAGATTGGCTTTTATTACACATCGGGAATTTATTTTTTGGTGCAGCTCACGGTAAATACTCGGAAGAATTTGGTCCTGATCAATCTACCCTGGAACTGCTTGGTTCAGAATTAGGATATCGGCAGAACCTAAAATTTCCGATCAGGAAATATTTGCCGCAGATTAAACATCCGTTTTTGAGACGAATAATACAATATTACTTGACTACGAAAAGTAAGAAAAACCGCGAGAAATGGGATCTATACTTTAAGTCATTGATCCTGGAATTACAGGAAATCAGGAATGCCGAATTACATAGCGGCTATGTTAATGGTTTTTCAGATATTAAAATGAAAGAATTAGTGCCGTATGTCATGTACAAGGCCCGATGGGCCATTATTAATTTCTGGGAAGATCATAAAGAACTAAGTTTTGAAGAAGTGATTGCCCATGTCTCAAAACCAGAGTGAACCATAAGAATTTCAAAGGAGACTATTGCGGAGTATTATATAAATCGTGTTGGCTTTTAGCGGCGCTGCTTTATCATGATATTGTTCCTCCGTCATTACATAATTCTCAATAATGGGAATCTGCTTTCTTGTCCCCATCTTCGCAAGTGATCTGCAAATAATAATTAGGCCGGCAAAGCTATTAGCTGATTGGGCAAATTTTGCTAAACACATAGCGAACTGGTCCCGGTCAATTAAACGGCCAGAAAGCTTTTCCAAATACTGATCAAAGTCAAATGCCTGTTTAGATATTTCCAAATGCCTTAGTTCCTCCACAATGTCGTCTTGAGTTGGCAATACGTTTTTCTTAGACTCTTTGCTCAGATACGATGCAATCTTTTGTACCCATTCCGGGTAATTCGATAGCCGGCACTGCCTGGCGATTTCTGATAAACCGTGATCCTCCATCAGCTCGAAATAAGGTTGTAGACTTTCGAGCCTTGCTAGAGAAATTTGCCGGTTGCCTGGATCAACCAGATTGCCAAACAGGAAGTGAATATGCCTGAATTCGTCTGCCATAAAACTCGCATTCGTCCTTTCTTCCTGTGTCAGGTTCCACGGCACATCAGGAATAATAAAATAACCCCGCAGCGGCCCCTGGTAATAATCCTTTACCCGGTCCCAATGTCCAAAGCCTAAGCGGTTTATTTCCCCTGCGGCAAGCTGTCTGGTTTTGGGAGTAGCGATCAGTAAGGCTATGATAAATCCGTGGCTTACCCAACTGATGTTATCCCAAAATTCAAGAAGGATTTCTTCGGCATCTGCTTGATTGATCTTTCGAAGGACTTCAATAGCTGCCCCTATGCGGACCGGATTTGTTTCCGGGATAGTCTTCGCAAGAAATTTTTTGAAATAGGCTTTAACATCCGGGTTCCAGATTTCATCCGCCTGCAGCATATAATTTAGGTCCTTCTCTGCAAGTTGTAAATATTCCGGAACGACTGTCATATCCCTTAAGCTGCGCCGCCAATTCAGGGAGAATTCATAAATGGCTGTATCTTCCTTCGGAATTGATTTTAATTCTGCAAGCACGATGGCATCGCTTTCATTACCGCACCAATACCTGAAAGCACGGTAACGTTCTTTCTCAGGATTGGTCTTGTCCTTCCAATGATTAAATAAAAATGCTCTTGTTGGTTCGGATAGCTTAGATCGTCCTCTTCTTACATCCCACCGATCATCATCGAAAGCTGCATCTGAGAAAACTTCTTGCTCTATAGGACTGCCCTGATTAGTTAGCCGCTTGATGACAGCTCCAAGTGCAGCAGGAGAATCCAGGAAATTAATAATAGCAAAAATGAGTTGTGCGTATATAGGATTTTCACTAAGCATCACCAGGTGGTTGATTTGTTCGTCCGTGAACTCCCACCGGATTCCAGTTAGTTCATGCACCACATCATTTTTAATTCCACGGCTTTGGTACTTTCTGTTAGGGTCCACTTTTAGCGTTGCCCAGTAATCCAACGCATCTGTAAGCACTGAAAGATTCTCGCCATTAAAGCAGTTCAAAATTGCCCATAGATAGACGTGCAGTTCATTCTCATTTTTATTGCTATTCCAGTGCTTCTGTAGCGAAGGCAGCAACGTCGGAGAACGGAGATAACCAGCAAGTAAATACGTAGGAGATCTACCTTTTTCGGTGAGCTTTTGATTTAATAGCGATTCAACATCATTAAGCGTTTTTTCAAAGTTTAATTGCAGCACATGATCTAGCACTATATCTCGCCAGTAATTGAACGATCTCGGGGGAAACCATTCCTGACAGGCATAATAACGTATGCCTTCTGTGGTTTCACCATTGCGGAAGCGGGCGAGATAAAGTTCTAAACACTCAGGCAAACCTTTTGTTATTTTCATTACATCCTTCGTATCAAAACTGAGAAGGGCAAATGCGGCAGACCGGTATACTTCCTGCGTGATATTATTGGTACGAATCTGAGCATTCCATTGGTTGATTTTACCGGCAATCCGGTCAAAATAATTTTGGTGTTTCTCTCCCTGGAGAAATTTCAAAGAATGAAAAACAGCAGGCGGATTGAGTGATAGCAATTGTTCAATTTGCAAATCAGAAAGTTCCTGTCCTGCAATGGCTGCTCCGATCCATTGTGAGTAATAGGGGTCTTCGATGATTGAAGTGTAATTAGCTGCGTTCGGAAGAAGATTTTGTAAACTTACAATCAGTAAATAATCTCTGATGCGGTCGTGCCTGAAAACGATACTATCATCAGGTTCTGCATGAAACAACTTCCTGTTCACGGCCAGTTTTTCAAAGCTGTCAAAATCACGGCCTGTATCTCTAAAATATTTTCTTAGCGAAGAATAAGTTGGATGCAGGTCACGATTGCTGAGCATATGATAACCTATCGCATCAAGGACCAATACAAAGCGGTTCGTTGTCAGGCTTGCTTTGCTGGATAAATCATTAATATTTTCCTGGACATACCATTCAATGATCTGCTGGCCATGATTGGCGATAAAACCACCACTTTTAATGATCCTGTCCAAATACAAAGTCATTAACAACGGGTCTTGCCTGGTCACATTTAATATCTCAATGATCTGCGAATCCGACAAGGACAATCCCTGCCTGGAAAGCCGCTGCTTAATAAACTCTGCACCCTCTTGCCGGTTGATAGTATTGAGCTTGAGGGTTTGATAAAAATTTTCTTTTGCGGCGCTATTTTTTATCAACCCGATATTTTGCGGCCAAACGGGACATACCATTTTTAAATTATCCGGTTCAGCGACCTGTGTCCATGAAATTATTTTATCCAGTAAAACACCAGGATTATTACTATTGATATCGTCGATGATGATTAATGGCGATCCAGCCAATAACTGTGGTAATAAATCCTTACCAATAAATAAGTCCGGGTAATGTCGCTTTAATTGACGCTCAATAGCATCAAATATTCCTGTTGAATCGGCGATTATACCTGGCTCAAGGCGCAAGACTACTTCCTCGGCATGATAAGCTTTCATTGCAAGGCTAAGAGAAGCTGCGCTTTTTCCCCCTCCGGAAGGAGCAACCAAAAGAGCCAATTTGGTGGCTAACTTCTCTAATTGTTTTGACAACTTTTGAACGGCAGAAGTGTCAACAAGTGAAGACTCCTCGGTGAAAATGGCCTGACTGTAATTGGCAAGATTCTCACGAGAAATTTCTCTTAGCAAAGACTGTGACAACTGTACAGCCCTGATGCCCAAATGCTTCCATCTGAGGTATTGACCGACAGGATCGTTATCCAGGAAATCTTCGAGATTAGAAAGCTCGATAGTTTTTACCTCAATAAATTTTTCAGGGACCTTTTCCTGAACTTTATTTTCAAGTTCCACGCTGACCCGTTGGTTGGTCACCAGAAAAATCTGGAATGCACATTCCGGATTTGTAAGGCGCTTCTGCCGTACTATACGTAAGGCTTTTATCAGGTCGCCATCGTTTCCCGGTTTTTTAGGATCTTCTTTTAGCCACTTCTTTTCCAGGTTGGAATCATCGGTCGTGTATTCAATGTATCCGTAGAGATCTTTTTTTATCGGAGCAAAGGCATCAACCGGGCTTCGGACGGATTCTCCTTTTTCATTTAACCCTGCTTCGATCAAATCCTTTAGCTCAGGATATTTTCTGCGAAGAATATCACTACCAATCTTTTCAAATTTTGACCGGTCGGTTATTGCCTTAAGGATTTCTGCGGTAGTCATCAAAACAGGCTGATTTTTAGGAAAAATGCTGTCTCGAAAGATACAGAAAATGGGCTGATCAGGATCGGCTATCAGCCGGATTATGCCTGGATAGATTTGAGTTTCTCATAAAACTCCGTCAGGTCGGCTTTCTTTAATATCTCGGTATGCATCTCCCTGAGTTCCTCACTGACTTCCTTTGGTAAAGCACTTATTATTTCGTCAGTGGGCTCATTTTTGGAAGTCAGTAATCCGGTTTCCAGTAGCCTGCCGAGAAGGATAATATTTTGACGGCTCATATGCAAAACGATCTTGCATTTTTCAGTCATTCCAGGACTGCTCAAAATGGTTTCAAAAATCTTCGCTTTTTCTTTGTTTACTGCACTGCTCATAACTCACATTTTTATTTATTAAAAATCGTTCTCAAAACTATTATTTATTCGCTGATAGGAGCTAATCAGAATTTGATCAGGTGTTTATTATCGGAATCGGTCAGTTTAACTTTACAAGGTCAAAGGTTGCTGTGTCTGCAACCGGCAAGATGTTCAATTGTTGCACAATTGCATCTTGGTCCCTATGCCTCCGGAGTCGGCGGGACTATGGGAAAAGAAGCTTAAAGGGCATAGCGGCAAAAAACAGTGCTTGTCTTTTGCCGGAGATAATGTGAAAATGAATCGTGATGAGTGAGCAAAAAATACCTTCCTGGATTTCCTTTCGGGTCAAGCCCGCAGAGTACCAGAAAATACATTTATTATTTTCCCAATCCACGCATAGAAAACTAAGCGAGTATGCACGCAATGTGCTGCTGCAAAAGCCTGTAACTATTAAAGTCAGAAACGAATCCGCCGATCAGTTTTTACATGAAATGATCGGGCTGAAAAAAGAACTGAACGCCATCGGGAATAATTACAACCAGGCTGTTAAAAAACTCCACACATTAAATCATATCAGTGAGGTAAAATGGTGGTTAAACCAGCACGAAGCACTACATCAAAACTTTCTGCAATTGACGGGTAAAATATTTCAGAAACTTAATGAAATCCACCAGCAATGGTCGTCCGAATAACCAGCCCGCATAGTCTGCAAAGGGCGCTCAATTACAATGAGCAGAAATGCCAGCAAGAAAAGGCTGTTTGCCTTTTCGCAGGGAACTATTTACTGGAGGCGGGCCAGATGAACTTCCACCAGAAAATGGAACGGATGCAGGACCTGATTGCAAGAAATGAAAGGGCAAAAAAATCCAATACACTCCATATCTCCTTAAACTTCGACCCATCCGAGAAATTTTCGGGGGGCAAACTCACACAGATCGCAACGGCCTATATGGAAAAAATCGGCTTCGGGTCACAACCTTACCTGGTCTATGAGCACCACGATGCCGGTCATCCACATATCCATATCCTGACCACTAGTATCCAGCCGGATGGAAAGCGTATTGATACTTATAATATCGGCCGCAACCAATCCGAGCAGGCAAGAAAAGAACTGGAGAAAAGTTTTGGTTTGATCCCGGCGCAGGGCAAAAAAACAGGACAGGTTGTGGGGATCCGGCCCGTGGATGTACAGAAAGTACAATACGGTAAATCTGAAACCCGTCGTTCGATTACCAATGTCCTGGATGCGGTGATCAACCAGTTTAAATACACTTCGCTGGCAGAACTGAACGCCATCCTCCGGCAGTATAACGTGGAGGCTGATCGTGGCCGGGAGAAAGGGATTGTATACAAGTCAGGTGGACTTTTCTACAGGTTGCTGGATGGAAAGGGTAATAAGGTTGGGGTACCCATTAAAGCCAGTCTGATTCATAACAAACCCACCCTGAAAAACCTGGAGATAAGATTCGCAGAAAATGAGACCCTCCGGCAGCCCGATAAAAAAAGGTTGAAGACCTGCATTGACTGGGTGCTGGCCAAATCTCCGTTAAGCCTGGAGGCTTTGATTATTGCCCTGAAAAA from Chitinophagales bacterium carries:
- a CDS encoding plasmid mobilization relaxosome protein MobC, with the protein product MSEQKIPSWISFRVKPAEYQKIHLLFSQSTHRKLSEYARNVLLQKPVTIKVRNESADQFLHEMIGLKKELNAIGNNYNQAVKKLHTLNHISEVKWWLNQHEALHQNFLQLTGKIFQKLNEIHQQWSSE
- a CDS encoding relaxase/mobilization nuclease domain-containing protein, with amino-acid sequence MVVRITSPHSLQRALNYNEQKCQQEKAVCLFAGNYLLEAGQMNFHQKMERMQDLIARNERAKKSNTLHISLNFDPSEKFSGGKLTQIATAYMEKIGFGSQPYLVYEHHDAGHPHIHILTTSIQPDGKRIDTYNIGRNQSEQARKELEKSFGLIPAQGKKTGQVVGIRPVDVQKVQYGKSETRRSITNVLDAVINQFKYTSLAELNAILRQYNVEADRGREKGIVYKSGGLFYRLLDGKGNKVGVPIKASLIHNKPTLKNLEIRFAENETLRQPDKKRLKTCIDWVLAKSPLSLEALIIALKKEGVQAVLRENKEGLVFGITFIDYRTKAVFNGSDIGKTYSIAGIRTSMESGQNGSVKAQKTAPETAQTKGFGESKEPSQTTGSQPSQDGLLKELLEHEKNLNRVPGELLKKKKKKRNPNPK